A genomic window from Colletotrichum destructivum chromosome 7, complete sequence includes:
- a CDS encoding Putative phosphoribulokinase/uridine kinase, P-loop containing nucleoside triphosphate hydrolase → MESTYQSLVQRILRKWDQKRSSEPGTITRHPRLIIALAGPPGCGKTTIARHVVSAINTSPGPHPKSVVLSADGFHLPLEALQALPNSAEAIARRGAPWTFDGQGVVDLIRQLRAAAGLQPVLAPTFDHQLKDPVPCGLTIDADVEVCIVEGNYLLVGEEPWERIAALVDDRWLVRVEPTLARDRVAARHVATGIEESLEKALSRAENNDMINGEFVARRSEGRYDLLVESIEQKPN, encoded by the coding sequence ATGGAGTCGACCTACCAATCCCTTGTTCAGCGCATTCTACGCAAGTGGGACCAAAAGAGAAGCTCGGAACCCGGCACAATCACGAGACATCCTCGTCTCATAATCGCACTCGCGGGACCGCCGGGCTGCGGCAAGACAACCATCGCCCGCCATGTGGTCTCCGCCATCAACACATCCCCGGGGCCGCACCCCAAGTCCGTAGTCTTGTCCGCAGACGGCTTTCACCTGCCCCTCGAAGCCCTGCAAGCGCTCCCAAACTCCGCGGAGGCTATCGCCCGGCGCGGCGCGCCGTGGACCTTTGACGGCcaaggcgtcgtcgacctcatCCGCCAGCTGCGGGCTGCTGCAGGGCTGCAGCCCGTCCTGGCCCCGACGTTCGACCATCAGCTGAAGGACCCAGTTCCCTGTGGGCTTACCATTGACGCGGATGTGGAGGTCTGCATCGTCGAGGGAAACTATCTGCTCGTGGGCGAGGAGCCGTGGGAACGGATTGCAGCGCTCGTGGACGACCGATGGCTTGTGAGAGTCGAACCGACGCTGGCTCGGGACAGAGTTGCTGCGCGACACGTTGCGACTGGAATCGAAGAGAGTTTGGAGAAGGCATTGTCGCGGGCGGAAAACAACGACATGATCAATGGGGAGTTTGTTGCAAGGCGTAGTGAGGGCAGGTATGATTTGCTGGTTGAGAGCATAGAGCAAAAGCCAAACTAG